From the genome of Halomonas sp. LR3S48:
GGCTTCAAGGACTTCAAACTCAAGGGCGGCGTGCTGCGCGGCGAGGAGGAGGCCGACTGCATTCGTGCCCTTCACGAAGCTTTCCCCGAGGCGCGCCTGACGCTCGACCCCAATGGCGCCTGGAAACTCGACGAGGCGGTACGGGTGCTGGAGCCGATCAAGCAACTGCTGAGCTATGCCGAGGATCCCTGCGGCCAGGAGGAGAGCTACTCGGGGCGCGAGACCATGGCCGAGTTCAAGAAGCGCACCGGCCTGCCCACCGCGACCAACATGATCGCCACGGACTTCAAGCAGTTGCAGTACGCCGTGCAGCTTAACGCCGTGGACATTCCGCTGGCGGACTGCCACTTCTGGACCATGCAGGGCGCCGTCATGGTGGGCGAGCTGTGCCATGAGTGGGGCATGACCTGGGGCTCCCACAGCAACAACCACTTCGACATCTCCCTGGCCATGATGACCCATGTGGCCGCGGCCTGCCCGGGTGAGATCACCGCCATCGACACCCACTGGATCTGGCAGGACGGCCAGCGCATCACCAAGGAGCCGTTCCAGATCCGCGACGGCAAGCTGACGGTGCCGACGACGCCCGGCCTGGGTGTCGAGATCGACGAAGACAAGCTGATGGAGGCTCATCGCCTCTACCAGAGCCTCGACGTGACCCAGCGCAACGACGCCATGGCGATGCAGTACCTGATTCCCGGCTGGGAGTTCGATCCCAAGCAACCGGCACTGGCGCGCTGAAATCGGGGTGATAGCCCCGCCGCTCAAGGAAAGCAATGTGCGTGGGCACAGGAGGTGAGGTGTGACGTATTCCCAGACGCCGGTCATCGAAGAGGTGTCGGTCATTCCCGTGGCTGGACGCGACAGCATGCTGCTCAATATCGGAGGCGCGCACTCGCCCTGGTTCACACGCAATCTGATCCTGCTCAAGGACAGTTCGGGCAACGTGGGCGTGGGCGAGGCACCGGGCGGTGAAACGATCCGGCAATCGCTGGAGATGGCGCGTCAGCTCGTGATGGGGCAGCCCATCGGCAAGCTGCGCTCCTTGGTAGCCTCGTTGCACTCCGCTGGGCGCAGTGCCGATTTCGAGGACTTCGGCAAGGGATCTTGGACCTTCGAGTTGCGCGTCAACGCCGTGGCGGCGCTGGAGGCCGCACTATTCGACCTGCTGGGCAAGTTTCTCGGCGTGCCGGTAGTGGAACTGCTGGGTGATGGGCCGCAGCGCGATAGTGTGGAGGTGCTGGGCTACCTGTTCTTCATCGGCGATGGACATGCGACACCGCTGGAGTATCGGCGCGGCACTACCGGCGGGGGCCATGAATGGTACCGCCTGCGCGACGAGGAGGCACTGACGCCGGAAAGCATCGTGGCGCTGGCCCGGGCGGCGCAGGATCGCTATGGCTTCAAGGATTTCAAGCTCAAGGGGGGTGTGCTGCCGGGGGTGCAGGAGATCGAGGCTGTGACCGAGCTGGCCAAGGCATTTCCCGAGGCGCGGGTGACCATCGACCCCAACGGAGCCTGGTCGCTGAACGAGGCAGTGGGCCTATGCCGTGACCTGCGCGGCGTGTTGGCCTACGCCGAAGATCCGTGCGGCGCCGAGCAGGGTTTCTCCGGCCGAGAGATCCTGGCCGAGTTCCGCCATGCCACCGGCCTGCCCGTGGCGACCAACATGGTGGCCACCAACTGGCGGGAAATGGCCCACGCCTTGATGCTGCGCTCGGTGGACATTCCTCTGGCCGACCCACATTTCTGGACGCTCTCCGGTGCCGTACGTGTATCGCAACTGTGCCAGGACCACGGCATGACATGGGGGTCTCACTCCAACAATCACTTCGATGTCTCGCTGGCGATGTTCGTACATGTGGGCGCGGCTGCCGTGGGCCGCATCACGGCGTTGGACACTCACTGGATCTGGCAGGAGTCCGATGCACGTCTGGCCAAGGAGCCGCTGGAGATCGTCGACGGCAAGGTGTCGGTGCCCAAGGCGCCGGGATTGGGTATCGAACTCGACATGGGCCGCGTCGAAGAGGCCAACAGTCTCTATCGGAAGCTGCCCGCTGGTGGGCGCAACGACGCCATGGCCATGCAGTACCTGAACCCCGGCTGGGAGTTCGATCCGAAGAAGCCGGCACTGGTGCGCTGACAGGCAACGCGCATCGGAATTGCACTTTAGTCGATTGGACTATGGGCTGGCTTGCAACCCTTGGTGCAGCAGATTAATTTATGCGTTGTATGATGTATGACAACAAGCAGCACCTTACCGCTCTCCCGAGCCGTTCAACTGCCTTGGAACGGAACCGGTGAGGCGTCGACCAAGAGGAACGATGCGTGGAATTTTCCAGAGCCGCCGTAATGAGGGCCGTGGGCGATGGGTTGCTGTCCTTTCCCATCACCGATTTCGATGGCAATGGCCGCTTCGATGCCGACAGCTACCGCCGTCGTCTGGAGTGGTTCGTCAGTCATGACATCTCCGCCGTCTTCGTGGCTGGCGGCACGGGCGAATTCTTCAATCTGTCGCTCGATGAGTATCAGGAGATCGTGCGTGTGGCCGTCGAGACCGTCGGCGGCAAGCTGCCGGTGATTGCCAGCGCCGGGCTGAGCGTGGCGAGCGCCAAGGCTTTTGCCAAGGCCGCCGATGACGCGGGGGCCGATGGTATCCTGCTGATGCCGCCCTACCTGACCGAGTGCCCGCAGGAAGGGCTGGTCGAATACGCTCGGCAGATCTGCGATGCGACGCCGCTGAATGTCATCTACTACAACCGCGGCAACGGCATCCTCGATGCCGACTCGGTCCAGGCGCTGGCGGACCGGTGCCCCAATCTGATCGGCCTGAAGGACGGCAAGGGCGATATCCAGCTGCTCAACAAGATCGTCAAGACGGTAGGGGATCGCCTGGTCTATATCGGTGGCGTGCCCACCGCGGAGATCTTCGCCGAGGCCTACCTCTCCATCGGCGTGAACACCTATTCCTCGGCCGTGTTCAATTTCGTGCCGGACATGGCGGTCAGGTTCTACAAGGAGTTGCGTCAGGGGAACCGAGAGGTGGTGAAGCAGATCACCAACGACTTCTTCATTCCCTTCGTCGATCTCAGGGACAGAAAAGCGGGCTATGCCGTCAGCTTGATCAAGGCGGGTGCCGAGATCATCGGACGTCCGGCCGGGAGCGTGCGAGCGCCTCTGGTCATGCCCACCCAGGAAGAGCGGAACCGGTTGGAGGTGCTGATCGGCGTCGCTCGTCATTTCTAATCCAACCCTCTCACCCAACCACAACACCAAGAACAACGAGGAGTGCGTCGTGAAAACAATTCATCCGACAACCAAAATGATGAGTGCCGTTGCCGTATCCGCCGCCGTGATGCTGCTGTCGCTGCCGGCCCAGGCCGAGAATTGGCGCGGCTGGAACATTCATCCGCCGGGCTATCCCAATACCGAAGCACTCGAGTCGTTCGCCGAGAGCGTAACGGAGAGGACCGAGGGGCGCCTCACGGTGCAGGTCTACAACAACGGCGTACTCGGCGACCAGCCGGACGCGATCGAGCAGACCCGCAGCGGGGTACTCGACTTCGCCAACTTCAACATGGGACCGATGGGCCCCATCGTGAAGGAAACCAACGTGCTCTCGCTGCCCTTCATCTTCAGCAGCATCGAGCACATGCACGAGGTGATGGATGGCGACATCGGCCAGCAGTTCGCCGACGCCTTGGCGGAGAAGAACCTGATCGCCCTCTCCTGGTTCGATTCAGGCGCTCGCAGCCTCTACAACACCAAGCGCCCCATTCACACGCCCGAAGACGTGCAGGGCCTGAAGATCCGGGTCATGAACAACGACCTGTACGTCGAGATGATCGAGGCGCTGGGCGGCAATGCCACGCCGATGGCCTACGGTGAGGTCTACCAGTCGCTCACGACGGGTGTGCTCGACGGTGCGGAGAACAACTATCCCTCCTTCGAATCCAGCAACCACTACGAGGCAGCCGACTACTACTCCCTCACGGAGCACCTGATCATCCCCGAGTGCCTGTGCATCGCCAAGGCGAGCTGGGAGGCGCTGTCGCCCGAAGATCAGGAGATCGTGCGCGAGGAGGCGATCAAGGCATCCGAACTGCAGCGTCAGCTATGGGTCGAGGGGTCTCAGCGGAGCCGGCAGATCGTGCTGGATGCCGGTATCGAGATCAACGAGGTGGAGGACAAGGCGGCCTTCCAGGAGAAGATGGAACCCGTCTATGCGGCCTTCATCGAGGAGAACCCTGACCTCGAGGACCTGGTCGACGCCATCCGGAACTCGAACTGAGCTCCGCTGTGACGTCCTCCCCGGTGCCGGGTGCGCCGGGGAGGCAGGAGGCATACGCCATGAGAACCTGTGCTGATCAAGAGGTTGCCGTGAATCGTCCTCGGTTTCGCAAGCGAGCAAGTTGGACTCTGGACGCCATTGCCAACCTCTGTCTGGCGATTGCCGGTGTGCTGCTGGTCTTTCTCATTGCCATCTTCGGCTGGCTGGTCTTCGGTCGCTATGTGCTGAACAACACCCCGACCTGGGTGGAGCAGGCATCGCTGGTGCTGGTGGTCTATATCACCTGCCTGGGGGCGGCGGCCGGCGTCAGGGGCAATACCCACCTGAGCATCGATTTCGTGCGCGAGGGGATGCCCGAGCCTTTCAAGACGACCTTTCGCTACCTCGCCGACCTGTTCGTCGTCGCCTTCGGCGCCTTCATGGCCTACCAGGGCTGGGGGCTGGTCATGGCCAACCTCGAGCGGGCGATCCCGATGATCAAACTTTCCGAAAGCTGGCGAGCCGCGCCGTTGGTCATCTGTGGGGGCCTGATCGTACTGTTCTCCGTGGCCAATATCGTGTCGCGACTCTCCGGCAACGACTCTGACGAGGGCAACTGACCATGGGCCTTGCCATTCTGTTCGGACTCTTCTTTCTCGGCCTGCTGGCCGGGGCGCCCGTCGCCTTCGCCGTGGGGCTGGCCGCCGTCGCGACCTTCCTCTACGAGGGGCTGCCGCTGTTCGTCGCTTTCCAGCGCATCCTGTCGGGCATTTCAGTCTTCTCGCTGCTCGCCATCCCGTTCTTCATCTTTGCCGGCGAACTGATGTTGCACGGCGGCATTTCCACCCGCCTGGTGCGCCTGGCCTCCGCCGCGGTGGGGCGGATGCGCGGTGGCCTGGGGATCGTCAACGTCACCTCATCGATGCTGTTCGGCGGTATCTCGGGCTCCGCCGTGGCCGATACGTCGGCGCTCGGTTCGATCCTGGTGCCGGTGATGAAGGAGAAGGGCTATGACGCCGATTACGCCGTCAACGTCACGGTGACCTCTTCGGTCGCCGGGGTGGTGATCCCGCCGAGCCACAACATGATCCTCTACGCCGTGGCGGCCGGCGGCGGCATCTCGGTCACCCAGCTGTTCATCGCCGGTATCGTGCCGGGCATCCTGATGTGTCTGACCCTGGCCGTGGCGGCCTATCTGGTGGCGGTGAAGCGCGGCTACAAGGGCGAGACATTTCCCGGCTGGGACGTGCTGGTCATCAGCCTGGCCGCGGCCCTGCCGGGCTTGATGACCGCCGTGATCATCGTCGGCGGGGTGCTGTCGGGCATTCTCACCGTGACCGAATCCGGGGCCTTCGGCGCCATCTACGCCATCGTGGTCACGGCGCTGGTCTATCGCGAGCTGCGCTGGGCGTCATTCAAGGCAGCGGTGATACAGTCGGTGAAGACCACCTCGCTGGTCATGATCCTGGTCGGCTGCGCCTCGGCGTTCTCCTACCTGTTGGCGCTCTACAACGTGCCGCTGCTGCTGACCGACATGCTCCTGGCGCTCTCCGACAAGCCCATCGTCATCTTCCTGCTGCTCAACCTGCTGCTGCTGGTGCTCGGCATGATCATGGACATGGCGGCGTTGATCCTGATCTGCACGCCGATCTTCCTGCCGGTGGCCATGCAGTTCGGCATGGACCCGATCCAGTTCGGCATCATCATGATGATGAATCTGGGCCTCGGCCTGTGTACACCGCCGGTGGGGGCCTGCCTGTTCGTCGGCTGCGTGATCGGCAAGATCAAGATCGAACAGGCCGTGCGCACCATCTGGCCGTTCTACCTGGCGCTGTTCGTCGCCCTGATGTTGGTGACCTACGTGCCGGCCGTCTCGCTGTCGCTGCCTGCGCTGTTCCGCTGAGCACCCAACGATCGAACCGCATAACGGACTCAACATATGAAGATTGCAGCCGTGCACACCCATATCCTCGACCATGCGTTGGAAACCGCGTTCGAAAGTGCCTCCATGCATTTCAGCCGGCGCCAGCACTGCCTGGTCGAGGTCGTCTGCGACGACGGCACCACCGGCTGGGGCGAGTGCCTGGGGCCTGCCAAGCCCAACGCCGCTGTCGTGCAGGCCTACGCCGCCGCCCTGGTCGGCCAGGATCCGCTGCAGACCGAGAAGGTCTGGCTCGACCTCTACAATCGGCTGCGCGACCAGGGCCAGCGCGGGCTGACCGTCACCGCCCTGAGCGGCATCGACATCGCCCTGTGGGACATCAAGGGCAAGCGCTTCGGCGTGCCGATCTCGACCCTGCTCGGCGGCCGCTTTCGCGACAGCGTGCGGGCCTACGCCACTGGCTCGTTCCGCCGCGAGGGCGTGGATCGCGTCGAGGACATCGCACGGGAAGTGGCGGAATACCGTCGCGAGGGCTTTCATGCGGTGAAGATCAAGATCGGCTTCGACGTCGAGGAGGACCTGCGCGTGATCGAGGCGGTGCGCGAGGCGATCGGCCCCGAGCTGCGCCTGATGATCGACGCCAACCACGGCTACGATTATCTGGAAGCCGTCGAAGTGGGGCGGCGCGCGGCGCAGTTCGGCATCGATTGGTTCGAGGAACCGGTACTGCCCGAGCACGTATCCGCCTACCGTGCGGTGCGTGCCGACCAACCGATCCCCGTCGCCGGTGGCGAGACCTGGCACGGCCGCTATGCCATGCAGGAGCCCCTCGCCACCCGCGCCGTGGACATCCTCCAGCCCGACATCTGCGGCGTCGGCGGCTTCAGTGAGATCCGGCGGGTGGCCGACATGGCGGCGCTGCATGGCGTGCGTCTGGTGCCGCACGTATGGGGCACGGCGGTATGCCTGGCCGCCAGCCTGCAGTTCATGGCCGCGCTGCCGCCCAACCCGCCGCGACGAAGCCCGATCGAGCCCATTCTCGAGTTCGACCGCACCGTCAATCCCTTCCGCCAGGCGGTGGTGACGACGCCCATCGAGCACGACCGGGGCGTAGTGACGATTCCGGACGGACCCGGGCTCGGCATCGAGATCGACCGCGGGGCGCTCAGCCGCTTTGCCCTCAAGGAGGCATGACGACGTGACAGCGATACCTGCCAATACCCGGCCGCTGGAAGGGCCGGCGCCGCGGCTCGAGACGCCGCCGGGCGCCACCGA
Proteins encoded in this window:
- a CDS encoding glucarate dehydratase family protein, coding for MFPKIKKMRIVPVAGYDGFLLNLSGGHAPWFIRCVVILEDDAGNQGVGEIPSSAGILKGLEQCRSLVEGSRVNDIRQTLNQARLLLARNGREERGRQTFDLRVAVHVITGIESALYDLYGQAVQRPVADLLGQYGRQRDEVEALGYLFLLGDPDKTDLPYPKAANPQDAWDEVRCREALTPEAVANLAKAAYARYGFKDFKLKGGVLRGEEEADCIRALHEAFPEARLTLDPNGAWKLDEAVRVLEPIKQLLSYAEDPCGQEESYSGRETMAEFKKRTGLPTATNMIATDFKQLQYAVQLNAVDIPLADCHFWTMQGAVMVGELCHEWGMTWGSHSNNHFDISLAMMTHVAAACPGEITAIDTHWIWQDGQRITKEPFQIRDGKLTVPTTPGLGVEIDEDKLMEAHRLYQSLDVTQRNDAMAMQYLIPGWEFDPKQPALAR
- a CDS encoding glucarate dehydratase family protein codes for the protein MTYSQTPVIEEVSVIPVAGRDSMLLNIGGAHSPWFTRNLILLKDSSGNVGVGEAPGGETIRQSLEMARQLVMGQPIGKLRSLVASLHSAGRSADFEDFGKGSWTFELRVNAVAALEAALFDLLGKFLGVPVVELLGDGPQRDSVEVLGYLFFIGDGHATPLEYRRGTTGGGHEWYRLRDEEALTPESIVALARAAQDRYGFKDFKLKGGVLPGVQEIEAVTELAKAFPEARVTIDPNGAWSLNEAVGLCRDLRGVLAYAEDPCGAEQGFSGREILAEFRHATGLPVATNMVATNWREMAHALMLRSVDIPLADPHFWTLSGAVRVSQLCQDHGMTWGSHSNNHFDVSLAMFVHVGAAAVGRITALDTHWIWQESDARLAKEPLEIVDGKVSVPKAPGLGIELDMGRVEEANSLYRKLPAGGRNDAMAMQYLNPGWEFDPKKPALVR
- the kdgD gene encoding 5-dehydro-4-deoxyglucarate dehydratase; translated protein: MEFSRAAVMRAVGDGLLSFPITDFDGNGRFDADSYRRRLEWFVSHDISAVFVAGGTGEFFNLSLDEYQEIVRVAVETVGGKLPVIASAGLSVASAKAFAKAADDAGADGILLMPPYLTECPQEGLVEYARQICDATPLNVIYYNRGNGILDADSVQALADRCPNLIGLKDGKGDIQLLNKIVKTVGDRLVYIGGVPTAEIFAEAYLSIGVNTYSSAVFNFVPDMAVRFYKELRQGNREVVKQITNDFFIPFVDLRDRKAGYAVSLIKAGAEIIGRPAGSVRAPLVMPTQEERNRLEVLIGVARHF
- a CDS encoding TRAP transporter substrate-binding protein, giving the protein MMSAVAVSAAVMLLSLPAQAENWRGWNIHPPGYPNTEALESFAESVTERTEGRLTVQVYNNGVLGDQPDAIEQTRSGVLDFANFNMGPMGPIVKETNVLSLPFIFSSIEHMHEVMDGDIGQQFADALAEKNLIALSWFDSGARSLYNTKRPIHTPEDVQGLKIRVMNNDLYVEMIEALGGNATPMAYGEVYQSLTTGVLDGAENNYPSFESSNHYEAADYYSLTEHLIIPECLCIAKASWEALSPEDQEIVREEAIKASELQRQLWVEGSQRSRQIVLDAGIEINEVEDKAAFQEKMEPVYAAFIEENPDLEDLVDAIRNSN
- a CDS encoding TRAP transporter small permease, which produces MRTCADQEVAVNRPRFRKRASWTLDAIANLCLAIAGVLLVFLIAIFGWLVFGRYVLNNTPTWVEQASLVLVVYITCLGAAAGVRGNTHLSIDFVREGMPEPFKTTFRYLADLFVVAFGAFMAYQGWGLVMANLERAIPMIKLSESWRAAPLVICGGLIVLFSVANIVSRLSGNDSDEGN
- a CDS encoding TRAP transporter large permease, translating into MGLAILFGLFFLGLLAGAPVAFAVGLAAVATFLYEGLPLFVAFQRILSGISVFSLLAIPFFIFAGELMLHGGISTRLVRLASAAVGRMRGGLGIVNVTSSMLFGGISGSAVADTSALGSILVPVMKEKGYDADYAVNVTVTSSVAGVVIPPSHNMILYAVAAGGGISVTQLFIAGIVPGILMCLTLAVAAYLVAVKRGYKGETFPGWDVLVISLAAALPGLMTAVIIVGGVLSGILTVTESGAFGAIYAIVVTALVYRELRWASFKAAVIQSVKTTSLVMILVGCASAFSYLLALYNVPLLLTDMLLALSDKPIVIFLLLNLLLLVLGMIMDMAALILICTPIFLPVAMQFGMDPIQFGIIMMMNLGLGLCTPPVGACLFVGCVIGKIKIEQAVRTIWPFYLALFVALMLVTYVPAVSLSLPALFR
- a CDS encoding mandelate racemase/muconate lactonizing enzyme family protein; translated protein: MKIAAVHTHILDHALETAFESASMHFSRRQHCLVEVVCDDGTTGWGECLGPAKPNAAVVQAYAAALVGQDPLQTEKVWLDLYNRLRDQGQRGLTVTALSGIDIALWDIKGKRFGVPISTLLGGRFRDSVRAYATGSFRREGVDRVEDIAREVAEYRREGFHAVKIKIGFDVEEDLRVIEAVREAIGPELRLMIDANHGYDYLEAVEVGRRAAQFGIDWFEEPVLPEHVSAYRAVRADQPIPVAGGETWHGRYAMQEPLATRAVDILQPDICGVGGFSEIRRVADMAALHGVRLVPHVWGTAVCLAASLQFMAALPPNPPRRSPIEPILEFDRTVNPFRQAVVTTPIEHDRGVVTIPDGPGLGIEIDRGALSRFALKEA